A window of Deltaproteobacteria bacterium contains these coding sequences:
- a CDS encoding CoA-binding protein, whose product MFDRLFRPRAVAVIGASRSPDKIGSKILANIAAGGYAGRLIPVNPSGGEMMGLTAVRRMAEIDGEVDLACVAVPAPLVEAAVRDCAALGVKHLAIITSGFAEIGELELERRVVAIAREAGARVLGPNIFGVYSAAASMNATFGPRDIAPGHVAIITQSGALGIAMMGKTRTENIGLSAVVSVGNKSDVDEADLLGYLVDDDHTRVILMYIEGVRDGAKLVEALPRAVRRKPVIVIKSGRSRRGALAAASHTGSLAGADDVFSAIMRQCGALRAESIEQALEWCRFLSLSPPPRGDNTVIVTNGGGIGVLATDACEKDDVPLYDDDADLARAFRDCVPEFGSLKNPIDITGGGQVDDYDRVIGRAIEHPNIDSVVVLGCETAVLSGDTLDATLRHAMTSRTVNKPVV is encoded by the coding sequence GCGCGCCGTCGCCGTCATCGGCGCGTCGCGCAGCCCCGACAAGATCGGGAGCAAGATCCTCGCGAACATCGCCGCCGGGGGCTATGCCGGGCGTCTGATCCCGGTGAATCCGTCGGGCGGCGAGATGATGGGTCTTACGGCTGTCCGACGGATGGCCGAAATCGACGGCGAGGTCGATCTGGCGTGCGTCGCCGTGCCCGCGCCGCTCGTCGAGGCGGCGGTGCGCGACTGCGCGGCGCTCGGCGTGAAGCATCTCGCGATCATCACGTCGGGCTTCGCCGAAATCGGCGAGCTCGAGCTCGAACGGCGCGTCGTCGCCATCGCGCGCGAGGCGGGCGCCCGGGTGCTCGGCCCCAACATCTTCGGCGTCTACAGCGCCGCCGCCTCCATGAACGCGACCTTCGGTCCCCGTGACATCGCACCCGGCCACGTCGCCATCATCACGCAGTCCGGCGCGCTCGGCATCGCCATGATGGGCAAGACGCGCACCGAAAACATCGGCCTGTCGGCGGTCGTCTCGGTGGGCAACAAGAGCGACGTGGACGAGGCCGACCTGCTCGGTTACCTCGTCGACGACGACCACACGCGCGTGATCCTGATGTACATCGAGGGCGTGCGCGACGGCGCGAAGCTCGTCGAGGCGCTGCCGCGCGCGGTGCGCCGCAAACCCGTGATCGTCATCAAGTCGGGCCGGTCGCGACGCGGCGCCCTGGCCGCGGCGTCGCACACGGGCTCTCTGGCGGGCGCGGACGATGTGTTCTCGGCGATCATGCGCCAGTGCGGGGCGCTGCGCGCCGAGAGCATCGAGCAGGCGCTCGAGTGGTGCCGCTTCCTCTCGCTCTCCCCGCCGCCGCGCGGCGACAACACGGTGATCGTCACCAACGGCGGCGGCATCGGCGTGCTCGCCACGGACGCGTGCGAAAAAGACGACGTGCCGCTCTACGACGACGACGCCGACCTGGCGCGGGCGTTTCGCGACTGCGTGCCCGAGTTCGGCTCGCTGAAAAACCCCATCGACATCACGGGCGGCGGCCAGGTGGACGACTACGACCGCGTCATCGGCCGCGCCATCGAGCATCCGAATATCGACAGCGTCGTCGTGCTGGGCTGCGAGACCGCCGTGCTCTCGGGCGACACGCTCGACGCCACGCTGCGTCACGCGATGACGAGTCGCACCGTCAACAAGCCCGTCGT